In Anaerolineae bacterium, the following are encoded in one genomic region:
- a CDS encoding exonuclease SbcCD subunit D, protein MRFLHIADVHLGNQQYNLKERYNDFGRAFADMVTLALDKGVDALVIAGDLFHKSAVEPLTLLQAEDGLQRLHDAGVPVIVVHGNHDSARYMAQMSWLDYLGERGLVHLLAPQFDRSGVVLLPWDGQEKQGAYLDIGHIRFVGVPWLGSSAGHVLGEIAQKLPALPADGITFTVLVTHAGVEGQMPHMAGGLKFSQINPLKDVVQYVALGHLHKPYAVDDWIYNPGSLETCGFDEAEYRRGAYLVEVSEEGSHRAEHLVNVRRLFLSITVDVDLCTTPEALYSLVQAVVQEARRKHEADLQAIPDPERRKPVVRLILRGNLAFDRSQLDLEKTRQVVLDEFEPLHGRVDDQTTLLGLAVETDSTLTREQLERRVFAALVRGDPRFRGHEDEMTALLQEVKEMALRKVDPAAIYTLLDAQLHWMEEGSDVDH, encoded by the coding sequence GTGCGGTTTCTCCATATCGCGGATGTTCACCTGGGCAATCAGCAGTACAACCTCAAGGAACGGTACAACGATTTTGGCCGTGCCTTTGCAGACATGGTGACGCTGGCGCTGGATAAAGGCGTGGATGCGCTGGTCATCGCCGGCGACCTGTTCCACAAGTCGGCAGTTGAGCCGCTGACATTGCTGCAGGCTGAGGATGGCCTGCAGCGTTTGCACGATGCCGGTGTGCCGGTGATTGTGGTGCATGGCAACCACGATAGCGCGCGCTACATGGCCCAGATGTCCTGGCTGGATTATCTTGGCGAGCGCGGCCTTGTTCATCTGCTGGCTCCGCAGTTCGACCGTTCAGGCGTTGTGCTGCTGCCCTGGGATGGTCAGGAGAAGCAGGGCGCGTATCTGGATATCGGCCATATCCGGTTTGTAGGCGTGCCCTGGCTTGGATCGTCAGCAGGACACGTGCTGGGCGAGATCGCTCAGAAGTTGCCTGCTCTGCCAGCGGATGGGATCACGTTTACCGTGCTGGTGACTCATGCCGGTGTGGAAGGTCAGATGCCGCATATGGCCGGCGGGCTCAAATTCAGCCAGATCAACCCGCTTAAGGATGTGGTGCAGTACGTGGCGCTCGGTCACCTGCATAAGCCCTATGCCGTGGACGACTGGATATACAACCCCGGTTCGCTGGAAACATGTGGCTTTGACGAAGCGGAGTACAGGCGCGGTGCTTACCTGGTTGAGGTTTCAGAAGAGGGCAGTCACCGCGCCGAACATCTCGTCAATGTGCGGCGATTGTTCCTGTCAATTACGGTTGATGTTGATCTCTGTACCACACCGGAAGCGCTGTATAGCCTGGTTCAGGCAGTAGTTCAGGAGGCCAGACGTAAGCATGAAGCCGATCTGCAGGCGATCCCGGATCCTGAGCGCCGGAAGCCGGTTGTCCGCCTGATCCTGCGCGGGAACCTGGCCTTTGATCGCTCCCAGCTTGACCTTGAGAAAACCCGGCAAGTGGTGCTGGACGAGTTCGAACCCCTGCATGGACGGGTCGATGACCAGACGACACTGCTCGGTTTGGCGGTGGAGACGGACTCTACCCTGACACGGGAGCAATTGGAGCGCAGGGTGTTTGCTGCGCTGGTTCGGGGAGATCCGCGTTTCAGAGGGCATGAGGATGAGATGACAGCCCTGTTGCAGGAAGTGAAAGAGATGGCTCTACGGAAAGTGGATCCGGCGGCTATCTACACGCTTCTTGACGCCCAGCTCCACTGGATGGAAGAAGGCAGCGATGTGGATCACTAG
- a CDS encoding VTT domain-containing protein: protein MSLEDSRVPEPAQRLPISRSIGTIPWKRVGAVVLALAITVVIALLANHIEELRALGYLGAFLIMLAGNATVILPVPGLVYVIAMSSTLNPWLLGLAAGPGAALGELTGYLAGYGGVTPLEHTRVYQRFDHWMDRFGPLVIFVLAIIPNPVFDMAGLLAGASHMPWWQFLLAAILGKTIQSIVLAWAGALSIEWITRIFA, encoded by the coding sequence ATGTCGCTGGAAGACTCCCGCGTTCCCGAACCTGCGCAGAGACTGCCGATCAGCAGGTCGATCGGCACAATTCCCTGGAAGCGCGTAGGAGCGGTCGTGCTCGCGCTGGCGATCACGGTTGTGATTGCGCTGCTGGCCAACCATATCGAGGAATTGCGTGCGCTGGGCTATCTGGGCGCGTTTTTGATCATGCTGGCCGGCAATGCGACGGTGATCCTGCCCGTACCGGGACTCGTGTATGTCATTGCCATGAGCAGCACACTCAACCCCTGGCTGCTGGGGCTGGCCGCCGGACCGGGCGCTGCACTTGGTGAGCTGACAGGTTACCTGGCCGGCTATGGCGGTGTGACCCCCCTGGAGCACACCAGAGTCTACCAGCGTTTTGACCATTGGATGGATCGTTTTGGGCCGCTGGTGATTTTCGTGCTGGCCATCATCCCCAATCCTGTCTTTGATATGGCCGGTCTGCTGGCCGGGGCCTCCCATATGCCCTGGTGGCAGTTCTTGCTGGCTGCCATCCTGGGTAAGACCATCCAGTCGATTGTCCTGGCCTGGGCCGGGGCGCTTTCCATCGAATGGATCACCAGGATTTTCGCCTGA
- a CDS encoding ClbS/DfsB family four-helix bundle protein, whose product MSKKALLDDLRAARAEFLAAIEGLSEDEMLRPGVEGIWSVKDIIAHLIAWEAELVTALNRKLSPAYRNAPPIVLIEDIDEWNMEQYHQHANRPLDILLPDFHGVHKHLLLAIEGLDEQLLEDPLRFEWMEGEPLAYLIQETATWHEQEHAESIRAWRRQLQQEATP is encoded by the coding sequence GTGAGTAAGAAAGCACTACTTGACGATCTCCGCGCAGCGCGGGCCGAATTCCTCGCTGCCATTGAAGGGCTATCAGAGGACGAGATGCTGCGACCCGGGGTGGAAGGTATCTGGTCGGTCAAGGATATCATCGCCCACCTGATCGCCTGGGAAGCCGAACTGGTTACCGCTCTGAATCGCAAGCTCTCCCCCGCTTACCGCAATGCGCCGCCCATTGTCCTGATCGAGGACATCGATGAGTGGAACATGGAGCAATACCACCAGCACGCCAACCGTCCGCTGGACATCCTGCTGCCAGATTTTCACGGCGTGCACAAGCATCTGCTCCTGGCTATTGAAGGGCTTGATGAACAGTTACTGGAAGACCCGTTGCGCTTCGAATGGATGGAAGGCGAGCCGCTGGCTTACCTGATCCAGGAGACAGCCACCTGGCACGAGCAGGAACACGCCGAGAGCATCCGTGCCTGGCGCCGTCAGCTTCAACAGGAGGCCACGCCCTGA